From Azospirillum brasilense, one genomic window encodes:
- the nikR gene encoding nickel-responsive transcriptional regulator NikR, protein MQRVTITLDDDLLAEIDRLVERRGYQGRSEAIRDLARSGLAEAASAEGETGPCVAALVYVYDHAARDLSKRLVTTFHEHHELSLTTLHVHLDHGSCMEVSVLKGDGAAVRGMAERVIAERGVRHGRAVVIPVRDEDGESTASGRPGPSGHHHHPHDDEPE, encoded by the coding sequence ATGCAACGGGTGACGATCACGCTGGACGACGATCTGCTGGCCGAGATCGACCGGCTGGTGGAGCGGCGCGGCTACCAGGGACGGTCGGAAGCGATCCGCGATCTTGCCCGCAGTGGGCTGGCCGAGGCCGCATCGGCGGAGGGTGAGACTGGCCCCTGTGTGGCGGCGCTGGTCTATGTCTACGACCACGCGGCACGGGATTTGTCGAAGCGGCTGGTCACCACCTTCCATGAGCATCACGAACTGTCGCTGACCACGCTGCATGTCCATCTGGACCATGGCAGTTGCATGGAGGTTTCGGTTCTCAAGGGCGACGGCGCGGCGGTGCGCGGCATGGCGGAGCGGGTGATCGCCGAACGCGGCGTGCGCCACGGTCGGGCGGTCGTCATTCCGGTGCGGGATGAGGATGGGGAGTCCACCGCCAGCGGACGGCCCGGCCCATCCGGCCATCACCATCATCCGCACGACGACGAGCCGGAGTGA
- a CDS encoding ABC transporter substrate-binding protein, protein MARLRTGLVRTAAAIFLTAVAMAGGHASASPKGTLTYSWTGNVGPLDPHRYSPNQMFAQAMVYEPLVRYREGGAIEPWLATAWTVSPDGRTYDFTLREGVVFSDGSPFDAAAVKANFDAVLADRARHDWLELIAQIREVSVLDGRACRSVVRSGGVHGDRG, encoded by the coding sequence ATGGCGAGGCTGCGGACGGGGCTTGTCAGGACGGCGGCGGCTATTTTCCTGACGGCGGTGGCGATGGCCGGAGGGCACGCGTCGGCCAGCCCCAAGGGCACGCTGACCTATTCCTGGACCGGAAACGTCGGGCCGCTCGACCCCCACCGCTACTCCCCCAACCAGATGTTCGCCCAGGCCATGGTCTATGAGCCGCTGGTGCGCTACCGCGAGGGCGGCGCCATCGAGCCCTGGCTCGCCACCGCCTGGACGGTGTCGCCGGACGGCCGGACCTATGATTTCACCCTGCGCGAGGGTGTCGTTTTCTCCGACGGTTCGCCCTTCGACGCGGCAGCGGTCAAGGCGAACTTCGACGCCGTCCTCGCCGACCGCGCCAGGCACGACTGGCTGGAGCTGATCGCGCAGATCCGCGAGGTCTCGGTGCTCGACGGGAGAGCATGCAGAAGTGTGGTACGGTCAGGCGGCGTTCATGGTGATCGGGGCTGA
- a CDS encoding ISKra4 family transposase produces the protein MRVELHLRLVGDDGTVLTDEAVLHLDRTAEELAAVGLSLAEAKTLLTGVQTRLVTAQAADYVVRHRACPVCGRRRRSKGNGTLVYRTAFGVLRVSSPRFVQCRCHGAANKTFSPLTGLITEHTAPELLYLESKWASLVSYGLTADLLKDVLPIGTTANASTIRNHLHKVAERCDADLGAEQVGFIDGCPADWKELPIPEGPIIVGLDGGHVRNWDDKKNSFEVIVGKSVPADRGERYFGGVHTVDDRPRRRIFEVLRSQGLQMNQDLVFLTDGGDNLHTLVDGYAPCTEHYLDWFHVTMPLTVLGQYAKGLAHHNAEEAEAIQTRLERIKWRLWHGDAREALIRIEDLAEDLAELESGYPNLARFAKATTEFATYIRNNRSIIPHYGERRRNDEAISTAFVESTVNVVVDKRFAKKQQMQWTKVGAHRLVQIRTRTLDGTLRETFTAWYPAMAANASSAPITMNAA, from the coding sequence ATGCGCGTCGAACTCCACCTTCGCCTCGTCGGTGACGACGGCACCGTCCTCACCGACGAGGCCGTCCTCCATCTCGACCGAACGGCCGAGGAACTGGCCGCGGTCGGCCTGTCGCTCGCCGAGGCCAAGACCCTGCTGACCGGCGTCCAGACCCGCCTGGTCACGGCACAGGCCGCCGACTACGTGGTCCGCCATCGGGCCTGTCCGGTTTGCGGACGACGGCGGCGCAGCAAGGGAAACGGCACCCTTGTTTACCGCACCGCCTTCGGTGTCCTCCGGGTGTCCAGCCCGCGCTTTGTCCAGTGCCGCTGCCATGGCGCCGCCAACAAGACCTTCAGCCCGCTGACCGGGCTGATCACCGAGCACACCGCCCCGGAATTGCTCTACCTGGAGAGCAAGTGGGCGTCTCTGGTATCCTATGGGCTGACCGCCGACCTGCTGAAGGACGTGCTGCCGATCGGCACGACGGCCAATGCCTCGACCATCCGCAATCACCTGCACAAGGTCGCCGAGCGCTGCGACGCCGATCTCGGGGCCGAACAGGTCGGTTTCATCGACGGGTGCCCGGCCGACTGGAAGGAGTTGCCGATCCCGGAGGGGCCGATCATCGTCGGCCTCGATGGCGGCCATGTCCGCAACTGGGACGACAAGAAGAACAGCTTTGAGGTGATCGTCGGCAAGTCGGTGCCCGCCGATCGGGGCGAGCGCTATTTCGGCGGCGTCCACACGGTCGACGACCGGCCCCGGCGGCGGATTTTCGAGGTGTTGCGCAGCCAGGGCCTGCAGATGAACCAGGATCTGGTCTTCCTGACCGACGGCGGTGACAATCTCCATACCCTGGTGGACGGCTATGCCCCGTGCACCGAGCATTACCTTGACTGGTTTCACGTTACGATGCCACTGACGGTGCTCGGGCAGTACGCCAAAGGCTTGGCGCATCACAACGCCGAGGAGGCGGAGGCGATCCAGACCCGCCTGGAGCGCATCAAGTGGCGGCTGTGGCACGGCGACGCCCGCGAGGCGTTGATCCGGATCGAGGATCTGGCCGAGGATCTCGCCGAGTTGGAGAGCGGCTACCCCAACCTGGCCCGTTTCGCCAAGGCAACGACCGAGTTCGCCACTTACATCCGGAACAACCGCTCCATCATCCCGCACTACGGCGAGCGTCGGCGCAATGACGAGGCGATCTCCACCGCCTTCGTGGAATCCACCGTCAACGTCGTGGTCGACAAGCGCTTCGCCAAAAAGCAGCAGATGCAATGGACGAAGGTCGGCGCCCATCGGCTGGTGCAGATCCGCACCCGGACCCTCGACGGCACCCTGCGCGAGACCTTCACGGCGTGGTACCCGGCCATGGCCGCCAACGCCTCCTCAGCCCCGATCACCATGAACGCCGCCTGA
- a CDS encoding plasmid pRiA4b ORF-3 family protein, whose protein sequence is MPRRPPAKNPSSEPSSGSILQVKVRLLDVSPMVWRRLLVPAAFTLEELHGVLQVAMGWEGIHLYRFRIHAVHYGSFELGVSSPRVPLDAFRFRKGAKFTYDYDMTALWRHEVRVEDRREPEPGRFYPVCIAGGHACPPEDCGGPEGYADRRREAIGFDALDDIATIARLVEAVVLDTQTGLRDDPDTRWELEEALDRAKARQPFLADDFSRRAVNQRFRQDEHHVLMHQHF, encoded by the coding sequence ATGCCCCGTCGGCCTCCTGCCAAAAACCCATCGTCCGAGCCGTCGAGCGGTTCGATCCTTCAGGTCAAGGTCCGCCTCCTGGACGTCAGCCCGATGGTCTGGCGACGGCTTCTGGTGCCGGCCGCGTTCACCCTTGAAGAACTGCACGGCGTCCTTCAAGTGGCCATGGGCTGGGAGGGGATTCACCTCTACCGGTTCCGGATCCATGCCGTCCATTACGGCTCGTTCGAACTGGGCGTCTCGTCGCCACGGGTCCCCTTGGATGCCTTCCGGTTCCGCAAGGGGGCCAAATTCACCTACGATTACGACATGACCGCGCTCTGGCGGCATGAGGTTCGGGTCGAGGATCGTCGGGAGCCCGAGCCGGGGCGCTTCTACCCGGTCTGCATCGCCGGTGGCCACGCCTGTCCACCGGAGGACTGCGGTGGACCAGAAGGCTATGCGGACCGGCGCCGGGAAGCCATCGGCTTCGACGCTCTGGATGACATCGCCACGATCGCGCGTCTGGTCGAGGCGGTGGTGCTCGACACGCAGACCGGTCTTCGGGATGACCCGGACACGCGCTGGGAATTGGAAGAAGCGCTGGATCGCGCCAAAGCCCGCCAACCGTTTCTCGCCGACGATTTCTCCCGGCGCGCGGTGAACCAGCGATTCCGGCAGGACGAGCATCATGTTCTCATGCACCAGCACTTCTGA
- a CDS encoding IS3 family transposase (programmed frameshift), producing the protein MTGKRKRYSAEFKAKVALEAIRGELTVSQLVSKHGVHQTLINAWKKQAVEGMAGVFSGKAEAAETSHQGEVEKLHAMIGQLVVERGFFAQGLRTMSVGRRRELIKPEHLSLSITRQCTLVSISRSSYYGPAKGEPAANLEVMRRIDEQFLETPWYGSRQMTRHLRRHGHEVNRKRVRRLMARMGLRAVYQRPKTTVRHPEHKIWPYLLRDLTIDRPNQVWCADITYLPMRRGFLYLVAVMDWATRKVLSWRLSNTMDVEFCIEAVEEAMARHGRPDIFNTDQGSQFTSPRFTGLLTAAGIRVSMDGRGRWMDNVFIERLWRSMKYECVYLHAFETGSEARAGIGRWIHYYNMDRPHSALGGRTPEEAYQGTPDPIRLAA; encoded by the exons ATGACGGGGAAGCGGAAGCGGTATTCGGCGGAGTTCAAGGCGAAGGTGGCACTGGAGGCGATCCGAGGCGAGTTGACGGTGTCGCAGTTGGTGTCCAAGCACGGAGTGCATCAGACGCTGATCAACGCGTGGAAGAAGCAGGCGGTGGAGGGGATGGCTGGTGTGTTCTCCGGCAAGGCGGAAGCCGCCGAAACCAGCCATCAGGGGGAGGTGGAAAAGCTCCACGCGATGATCGGGCAGTTGGTGGTGGAGCGGG GATTTTTTGCGCAAGGCCTCCGGACGATGAGCGTCGGCCGGAGGCGGGAGCTGATCAAACCGGAGCATCTGAGCCTGTCGATCACCCGGCAGTGCACGTTGGTTTCCATCAGCCGGTCCAGCTACTACGGGCCGGCCAAGGGCGAACCGGCCGCAAACCTGGAGGTGATGCGGCGGATCGACGAGCAGTTCCTGGAAACGCCCTGGTACGGCAGCCGGCAGATGACCCGGCATCTGCGCCGGCACGGCCATGAGGTCAACCGCAAGCGGGTTCGCCGCCTGATGGCGCGGATGGGGCTGCGAGCGGTCTACCAGCGTCCGAAGACGACGGTGCGGCACCCCGAGCACAAGATTTGGCCGTACTTGCTGCGCGACCTGACCATCGACCGACCCAACCAGGTCTGGTGCGCTGACATCACCTACCTTCCGATGCGCCGGGGCTTCCTGTACCTGGTGGCGGTGATGGATTGGGCGACGCGCAAGGTCCTGAGCTGGCGGCTGTCGAACACCATGGACGTCGAGTTCTGCATCGAGGCGGTGGAGGAGGCGATGGCGCGGCACGGCCGACCGGACATCTTCAACACCGATCAGGGCAGCCAGTTCACCAGTCCGCGTTTCACTGGCCTCTTGACCGCGGCCGGCATCCGGGTATCGATGGACGGGCGCGGCCGGTGGATGGACAACGTCTTCATCGAGCGGCTGTGGCGATCGATGAAATACGAGTGCGTCTACCTCCACGCCTTCGAGACCGGCAGCGAGGCGAGGGCCGGGATCGGCCGGTGGATCCATTACTACAACATGGACCGTCCGCACTCCGCGCTCGGCGGCAGAACCCCGGAGGAGGCCTACCAGGGCACACCGGACCCCATCAGATTGGCGGCATGA
- a CDS encoding SH3 domain-containing protein: protein MLKSFNAHPVFAGAILLLASGPLCAGDLVTIMAGEVRDGPSAAARKIETLPVGTRLIEVSRSNNQAWVQVARNGKTIGFVAVGQVRAENSARQSSAAGLDGLLIGAQAEANQAKEARLQQAERDRLAAEERRRQEVEAEAAKEAAFRARRARYNAELAEMLADNDDGTNDGNRIMMNSLNRIQSNTQRSLQQIEQSNRLAQQAERRQQQLEQERRRDDQDRARRQADANIAAQRAHCTSSGGAWTSERCTLTPSGSLRSGIGRGIGTASPVPDTASTAIAGYVPPPARYQLPSAPAPVVAKPPATAREPEKIQMIEALAYCYDLSKSSGGGKTGWICDGPTQRLSVSEPSLARALELSGCQRPDPYSRANGYKDGNIHFCEIGLQSYHVDISKKYPLTSGILTSRERYTCLKNNTTGCGRGNALGIVQGAGW from the coding sequence ATGTTGAAATCTTTCAATGCTCATCCGGTTTTCGCGGGCGCGATACTGTTGCTGGCGTCGGGGCCATTATGCGCCGGCGATCTTGTAACGATTATGGCTGGCGAAGTTCGTGACGGGCCGAGCGCAGCAGCGCGCAAAATTGAAACTTTGCCGGTCGGTACGCGCCTTATCGAAGTCTCTCGCTCAAACAATCAGGCGTGGGTCCAGGTCGCTCGCAATGGCAAGACCATCGGCTTCGTTGCCGTCGGACAAGTGCGAGCCGAGAATTCGGCCCGACAGTCCTCTGCTGCGGGCCTTGATGGCCTGTTGATCGGGGCGCAGGCTGAAGCCAATCAAGCCAAGGAGGCGCGGCTCCAGCAGGCCGAGCGAGATCGCTTGGCGGCCGAAGAGCGGCGGCGTCAGGAGGTGGAGGCGGAAGCTGCGAAAGAGGCGGCCTTCCGCGCGCGTCGTGCGCGATACAATGCGGAATTGGCTGAGATGCTGGCCGACAATGATGACGGCACCAACGATGGCAACCGCATCATGATGAATTCGCTCAATCGAATTCAGAGCAACACCCAGCGCTCCCTTCAACAGATCGAACAAAGCAACCGTTTGGCGCAACAGGCTGAGCGGCGGCAACAGCAATTGGAACAGGAGCGACGCCGGGACGACCAGGACAGAGCACGCCGTCAAGCCGACGCGAACATCGCAGCCCAACGTGCGCACTGCACAAGTTCCGGCGGTGCCTGGACATCGGAACGCTGCACCTTGACGCCTTCGGGTAGCCTGCGTTCTGGAATCGGGCGAGGCATCGGCACTGCGTCGCCGGTGCCTGATACGGCATCGACGGCAATCGCTGGCTATGTTCCTCCGCCGGCGCGCTATCAGTTGCCGAGCGCCCCGGCCCCCGTCGTTGCAAAACCGCCTGCAACGGCTCGCGAGCCTGAAAAAATCCAGATGATCGAGGCATTGGCCTATTGTTACGACCTCTCCAAATCTTCTGGAGGGGGCAAGACGGGCTGGATTTGCGACGGCCCAACCCAGAGGTTGTCTGTTTCCGAGCCCAGTCTTGCAAGGGCCTTGGAACTGTCGGGATGCCAGAGGCCCGACCCTTATAGCCGGGCAAACGGATACAAGGACGGCAACATCCATTTCTGCGAAATCGGGCTGCAGAGCTATCACGTCGACATCTCGAAGAAGTACCCGCTGACAAGCGGCATCCTGACAAGTCGGGAACGCTACACCTGCCTGAAAAACAACACGACCGGATGCGGACGGGGCAACGCCTTGGGTATCGTCCAGGGGGCCGGGTGGTGA
- a CDS encoding tyrosine-type recombinase/integrase produces the protein MSPAAVRRVVAERAANADPLAAGFTGHSLRVGAAQDLLAAGVDLAGLMQAGRWKSPQMPARYTERLRATRGAVAQVRRARGAADT, from the coding sequence ATGAGCCCGGCGGCGGTGCGGCGGGTGGTGGCGGAACGGGCCGCTAACGCCGACCCGCTCGCCGCCGGCTTCACCGGGCACAGTCTGCGCGTCGGTGCCGCCCAGGACCTGCTGGCCGCCGGCGTCGACCTTGCCGGGCTGATGCAGGCCGGACGCTGGAAATCGCCACAGATGCCGGCGCGCTACACGGAGCGTCTGCGCGCGACGCGGGGAGCCGTGGCCCAGGTGCGTCGGGCGCGAGGAGCGGCTGACACCTGA
- a CDS encoding tyrosine-type recombinase/integrase, with product MPTLSAADVERLRAAIAGRMAPATRRALLGDGRTFVRWCAQANQVALPASPATVQAFLAAARAAGRKASTLRRYRSSLVWWHAAAGFANPCAAPGTGTAVAAAPVPPDEAILGRLDDYLALAQRAMAPATLRALRADARVFAAWCAARSLPWLPAAPETVQAFVDDLGASRRPATVARYLGSIATLHRAAGAANPCDHWRVQLARKAHRQEQGARQRQARPLGDAELAAILDRLSTADSAALPLRDLRDRALLLVGRDTLARADELVALRWEDLEPVDSDDPMAGPGEGTILIRRSKTDQAGEGAGLAVGRRDGGARRVAWRHRGGGRSGHRHPHRGRNVPLPQPRPARLRRTDEPGGGAAGGGGTGR from the coding sequence GTGCCCACGCTGAGCGCCGCCGATGTCGAGCGTCTGCGCGCCGCCATCGCCGGACGCATGGCCCCGGCGACGCGCCGGGCGCTGCTCGGTGACGGGCGGACCTTCGTGCGCTGGTGCGCCCAGGCCAACCAAGTCGCGCTGCCGGCGTCACCGGCGACCGTGCAGGCCTTCCTTGCTGCCGCCCGCGCCGCTGGCCGCAAGGCTAGCACGCTGCGCCGTTACCGCAGCTCCCTGGTGTGGTGGCACGCCGCCGCCGGCTTCGCCAATCCCTGCGCGGCGCCCGGTACCGGGACGGCCGTCGCGGCGGCGCCGGTCCCACCGGACGAGGCCATCCTCGGGCGCCTGGACGACTATCTCGCCCTGGCGCAACGCGCGATGGCCCCGGCGACGCTGCGCGCGCTGCGCGCCGACGCCCGGGTGTTCGCCGCTTGGTGCGCGGCGCGCTCCCTGCCCTGGCTGCCGGCGGCGCCGGAAACCGTGCAGGCGTTCGTCGACGACCTGGGGGCCAGCCGCCGGCCGGCAACGGTCGCCCGCTACCTCGGCTCGATCGCCACCCTGCACCGCGCCGCCGGCGCCGCCAACCCCTGTGACCACTGGCGGGTCCAGCTCGCCCGCAAGGCGCACCGCCAGGAGCAGGGCGCCCGCCAGCGGCAGGCCCGGCCGCTCGGCGACGCCGAGCTGGCCGCCATCCTCGACCGGCTATCCACCGCCGACAGCGCCGCGCTCCCGCTGCGCGACCTTCGGGACCGCGCGCTGCTGCTGGTCGGGCGCGATACCCTCGCCCGGGCCGACGAGCTGGTGGCGCTGCGCTGGGAAGACCTGGAGCCCGTCGATTCCGACGACCCCATGGCCGGGCCCGGCGAGGGGACGATCCTGATCCGCCGTTCCAAGACCGACCAGGCCGGCGAGGGCGCCGGCTTGGCTGTCGGCCGACGCGATGGCGGCGCTCGCCGCGTGGCGTGGCGCCATCGAGGCGGCGGTCGATCCGGCCACCGGCACCCCCACCGGGGCCGGAACGTTCCTCTTCCGCAGCCTCGCCCGGCGCGGCTACGGCGAACGGATGAGCCCGGCGGCGGTGCGGCGGGTGGTGGCGGAACGGGCCGCTAA
- a CDS encoding KAP family P-loop NTPase fold protein yields the protein MSHRPDRPIADPADDRLGRDGFVSRLARALVREEAVDGGTVARASGVVVGLTGPWGSGKSSLLNLLAAEITRRHPTAVVVRFDPWLVSGRDDVITQFFAELIRQIQEVGTNNPQVGKVATRLTGRLTKYAANLAPATAWLGLPIPGLREALKAVGDALDHPESLAAQRTDLITSLAGVEVPIVVLIDELDRVEDPEVRAVAQLVRAIADFPGISYLLAYDRDRVVEALGGGNAERGGAYLEKIVQLEIPLPIAVDSETRGLFTAEFEGAVPAGVLPDGWHSDPRWRRLLAIAIDGLLTTPRDSRRVCGMYAVLAPMVAGEVDWLDLLGYCILLTKAPATVDAIRQQPSLVLSRIMEHQESNQGFTAFREAGSRAVAERLARLGATPTTPLANLLTLLFPRMLGSDTELAETVDGFHRRQPLMTVLRLGLLPGAVARSEIIAFLSLSDEAMLTQLRIRHAEQTLDSFLERLRDIYGDIATPNVESLLWVLGRVPRDIDLIDYCRTGDNYTRCQWFDGFLRCAVLRWRVPFDLGLRTLNSLIEAGHLDAVAMVLRCHVSSHGLYGEQKEDVAGAWLPSETVEGLSSRLVDALVAYQQVGTLLSVIGTPEPLFLANNLNRWNEDCRKSLTEQILADNDALRAVTLLFYGYGHLLFARLNHYLDAALFLDRLTAIADNDTGWCKQAWTARTRALHWVAR from the coding sequence GTGAGCCACCGCCCCGACCGCCCGATCGCCGATCCCGCCGACGACCGCCTCGGGCGCGACGGCTTCGTGTCGCGCCTCGCCCGCGCCCTGGTCCGCGAGGAGGCCGTCGACGGCGGGACGGTCGCCCGGGCCAGCGGCGTCGTGGTCGGCCTCACCGGCCCTTGGGGCAGCGGCAAGTCCTCCCTGCTCAACCTGCTTGCTGCCGAGATCACGCGGCGGCATCCAACCGCGGTGGTGGTGCGCTTCGACCCCTGGCTGGTGTCCGGCCGCGACGACGTCATCACCCAGTTCTTCGCCGAACTGATCCGGCAGATCCAAGAGGTCGGCACCAACAACCCGCAAGTTGGTAAGGTCGCGACCCGGCTCACCGGTCGGCTGACCAAGTACGCCGCCAACCTCGCCCCCGCCACGGCGTGGCTCGGTTTGCCCATTCCCGGCTTGCGCGAGGCGCTGAAGGCCGTCGGTGACGCGCTCGATCACCCCGAGAGCCTGGCCGCACAGCGTACCGATCTCATCACCAGTCTTGCCGGCGTAGAGGTGCCGATCGTCGTGCTGATCGACGAGCTCGATCGCGTCGAGGACCCCGAGGTTCGTGCCGTCGCCCAGCTCGTGCGTGCCATCGCCGACTTCCCTGGCATTTCCTACCTCCTCGCCTACGACCGCGACCGGGTGGTCGAGGCCCTCGGCGGCGGCAATGCAGAGCGGGGTGGCGCCTACCTGGAAAAGATCGTGCAACTGGAGATTCCCCTGCCCATCGCTGTGGATTCCGAAACGCGGGGCCTCTTCACCGCGGAGTTCGAAGGCGCGGTGCCGGCCGGTGTCCTGCCGGATGGCTGGCACTCCGATCCACGCTGGAGGCGCCTCCTGGCCATCGCCATCGACGGCCTTCTGACCACGCCGCGCGACAGTCGGCGGGTCTGCGGCATGTACGCGGTGCTGGCGCCAATGGTCGCCGGCGAGGTCGATTGGCTGGATCTGCTCGGCTATTGCATCCTGTTGACCAAGGCTCCAGCCACGGTTGATGCGATCCGGCAACAACCAAGCTTGGTGCTGAGTCGTATCATGGAGCACCAAGAGTCCAACCAAGGTTTCACGGCGTTTCGGGAAGCAGGCAGTAGAGCAGTTGCCGAGCGGTTGGCCCGTTTAGGGGCTACCCCCACGACGCCACTGGCCAATCTGCTGACCCTGCTATTTCCTCGGATGCTTGGATCGGATACAGAGTTGGCGGAAACCGTCGATGGCTTTCATCGGCGCCAGCCGCTGATGACGGTGCTGCGCCTCGGCCTGCTACCTGGCGCGGTAGCTCGTTCAGAAATCATCGCTTTTCTTTCACTCAGCGATGAGGCCATGCTGACACAGCTTCGGATTCGCCACGCTGAACAGACCCTCGACTCGTTCCTTGAGCGGTTGCGGGACATTTATGGGGACATTGCAACCCCCAATGTCGAAAGCCTCCTGTGGGTACTCGGCCGTGTCCCACGGGATATCGATTTGATCGACTATTGCCGCACTGGGGATAACTATACCCGATGCCAATGGTTTGACGGTTTTCTGCGCTGCGCGGTCTTGCGTTGGCGTGTTCCTTTTGATCTCGGACTGCGCACTCTGAATTCTTTGATAGAAGCTGGCCACCTGGATGCGGTGGCAATGGTGCTTCGCTGTCATGTCTCCTCGCATGGCCTTTATGGGGAACAGAAAGAAGATGTTGCCGGGGCGTGGCTTCCTTCCGAGACTGTCGAGGGCCTGTCCAGTAGATTGGTCGACGCCTTGGTAGCATATCAGCAGGTCGGAACCCTGCTATCGGTGATCGGCACACCGGAGCCGTTATTCCTTGCTAATAACCTTAATCGCTGGAACGAGGACTGTCGCAAGAGCTTGACGGAACAGATCTTGGCTGACAATGATGCGCTCCGCGCCGTCACCCTCTTGTTCTATGGATATGGCCATCTTCTTTTTGCCCGCTTGAACCATTATCTGGATGCGGCCTTGTTCCTGGATCGTCTGACGGCGATTGCAGACAACGATACTGGTTGGTGTAAGCAAGCCTGGACGGCCCGGACCCGGGCTCTCCACTGGGTCGCGCGTTGA
- a CDS encoding Mu transposase C-terminal domain-containing protein yields the protein MSIQNVVTVAVMPQSKADHQSATDEEWHEAERRERVVRPLAERQRLTRAEVADAAAILGLKRSRIYALVALYREKPVTSSLIPPKPGPARGFRFLAPEIETVIEAAIRDYYMTRQHPTMAALRRHIEHECQARGLSTPSIKALRVRVDRQGRKALVKAREGPKAARDEFRPVFGEYVSDHALHVVQIDHTRVDVIVVDEMYRLPLGRPWLTLIIDIASRMVVGFYLTLEAPSAISVAMAMRQAVLPKTDWLAERGVTAPWPVAGLPEILHMDNGKEFHSKALERGCREYGIEQQYRPPATPRFGGHIERLIGTMMGAVHLLPGTTFSNIDEKGEYDPEKTAVMTLPELETWLAIQIVGVYHASIHSGLQLPPMTAWEDAVARRPTPVRHPADPERFLFDFLPFEKRKVTREGIRMFNIHYWDSILSVWAGQSECRMPVKYDPRDLSRVFLQAPDGKHWPIRYRDLRRPRITRWEHLEATRVLRERGRRSVDEAMIFDAVEAQRILVAEAAARTKAARQTMQRTAYALAGSETASMAPEHTEPSAAPADDGPPTDRPLLPYDVEEWS from the coding sequence ATGTCGATACAGAACGTCGTCACGGTGGCGGTCATGCCGCAGAGCAAAGCCGATCATCAATCGGCCACTGACGAGGAATGGCACGAGGCGGAGCGCCGGGAGCGCGTCGTCCGGCCCCTGGCAGAGCGCCAGCGTTTGACGCGGGCGGAGGTTGCCGATGCCGCTGCCATATTGGGGCTTAAGCGGAGCCGCATCTACGCGCTTGTGGCGCTCTATCGCGAGAAACCGGTGACGAGCTCCCTGATTCCGCCCAAGCCGGGCCCGGCGCGCGGATTTCGCTTCCTGGCGCCGGAGATCGAGACTGTCATCGAGGCGGCAATCCGCGACTACTACATGACCCGCCAGCATCCGACGATGGCCGCGTTGCGGCGGCACATCGAGCACGAGTGCCAGGCACGGGGCCTTTCGACGCCATCAATCAAGGCCTTGCGAGTCCGCGTTGATCGGCAGGGCCGAAAGGCCCTGGTGAAAGCGCGGGAGGGGCCAAAAGCGGCTCGCGACGAGTTCCGCCCCGTCTTCGGAGAATACGTTTCGGATCACGCGCTTCACGTCGTCCAGATCGACCACACGCGGGTCGATGTGATCGTCGTCGATGAGATGTACCGCCTTCCCCTCGGGCGGCCTTGGCTGACGTTGATCATCGACATCGCGAGCCGAATGGTCGTCGGCTTCTATCTGACCTTGGAGGCGCCGTCGGCGATCTCCGTCGCCATGGCCATGCGGCAGGCCGTGCTGCCGAAGACAGACTGGCTGGCGGAACGCGGCGTGACGGCTCCCTGGCCAGTTGCGGGGCTCCCGGAGATCCTGCACATGGACAACGGCAAGGAGTTTCATTCGAAGGCCCTGGAGCGGGGCTGCCGGGAGTATGGCATCGAGCAACAGTACCGTCCGCCGGCGACGCCGCGCTTCGGAGGCCACATTGAGCGGCTGATCGGGACGATGATGGGCGCCGTCCATCTCCTGCCGGGAACCACCTTCTCGAACATTGACGAGAAGGGCGAGTACGACCCGGAGAAGACGGCGGTGATGACGCTGCCGGAGTTGGAAACGTGGCTGGCCATTCAAATCGTGGGGGTCTACCACGCCAGCATTCACAGCGGCCTTCAGCTTCCGCCGATGACGGCGTGGGAGGACGCCGTTGCCCGGCGGCCCACCCCGGTGCGTCATCCGGCCGACCCGGAGCGATTCCTGTTCGATTTCCTGCCGTTCGAGAAACGGAAGGTGACGCGGGAGGGCATCCGGATGTTCAACATCCACTACTGGGACAGCATTCTGAGCGTATGGGCCGGACAATCGGAATGCCGGATGCCGGTCAAGTACGACCCACGCGACTTGTCGCGGGTGTTTCTCCAAGCTCCGGATGGGAAGCACTGGCCGATCCGCTACCGCGATCTGCGCCGACCGCGCATCACACGGTGGGAGCACCTCGAGGCGACGCGGGTGCTGCGGGAACGGGGGCGCCGGTCAGTGGACGAGGCGATGATCTTCGATGCGGTCGAGGCCCAGCGGATACTGGTTGCCGAGGCCGCGGCACGAACCAAAGCCGCCCGACAAACGATGCAACGCACCGCATATGCACTCGCCGGATCTGAGACGGCGAGCATGGCGCCGGAGCACACGGAGCCGTCAGCCGCGCCCGCCGACGACGGCCCGCCGACGGATCGGCCCCTGTTGCCCTACGATGTGGAGGAGTGGTCATGA